TTGGATAGTTGTGTTGGAGAGTTGTGTTGGAGAGTTGTGTTATAGAGTTGTGTTATAGAGTTGTGTTATGGAGTGTTCATGGAGTTGTGAAGTGAGTGGAGCTTAATCTGACACTCCAGGCTGCCATCCAGTTACCCGGGTTACGGTTTTCAGAATTTGTAAGGCTCAAATGTGTGTGAACCTCTTCGGTTTATCAGTCAAACCTTTCTGAGAATCAAAAAACTAAACAATAAACACATATATGATTCAGTGCCCGGATAGAGCTATGGACATTAATACTAAACTAGAATGATCAGAGAGAATAAAGCGCTCTGAGATCAAGATGCTGGAGATTCTGGAGCCAAAACATCCTCCTTCTAGACCCTGGTTTACTGTTGCCTTAGTAACGGAAGTGCCGGGTAGTGACAGGTAATTGTATCCACTTTGTCTCCAATAACATTGAAGCACCttataaatacaaacttaaatcATGCTTACATAATAGAGGAGGCTGCCTTAAGTCTATGTTATGTAATGGATGAATGTGTTAATTTGAACACACATCGTGTTCAGTGACTCGACTGACACATCGGATGCTTTAGCAGTGAGCCTGGGTAGAATGGAAAGGAAAAAGAttcactcgcacacacatagacacaaacacacatgcacacacagttaCTGATCTGCTCAATTCAACAGGGTCATTTGTGCAGACAAGTTGGCGGTTCGCTCAAGCACAAAGAACACATATGTAGTGAAcagtctgctctctctctctctctttgaatcTCTCCTTCGCAGCCTGCATATGGGAGTACATTGAAGccctgttcgtgtgtgtgtgtgtgtgtgtgtgtgtgtgtgtgtgtgtgtgtgtgtgtgtgtgtgtgtgtgtgtgtgtgtgtgtgtgtgtgtgtttgtgcgtgtgtctctctctctaagcgagagaggagagtgatAACAAGGACAAGCAGTAACAGGAGGCACTGCCCTGCTCCCTTGAGCAAATTCAATATTATAAAAAGCATCGTGGACAGATTTGAAACTTGCTTAGTCCAATATAGATTCCTGTATATCCTGttcattcagattcattcagggAATTGCAGACAGACAAGAAGAGTGTTTGCATTGTACTGGATCCACAGGGGATGCAGAGGGCTGCTCGCAGGCTTCTTCCTCGAGTTCTCCATAGTCAGGCCTCTGTAGTCAGACCTCTAGTTAGGCCTCACGGCCTCTCTAGTCAGCCCTCTCTAGTCAGGCCTCTCTAGTCTGTCCTCTCTAGTCAGACCTCTAGTCAGGCCTCTCTAGTCAGTCCTCTCTACTCAGGCCTCTCTAGTCAGACCTCTAGTCAGACCTCTAGTCAGGCCTCTCTACTCAGGCCTCTCTAGTCAGACCTCTAGTCAGGCCTCTCTAGTCAGGCCTCTCTAGTCTGTCCTCTCTAGTCAGACCTCTAGTCAGGCCTCTCTAGTCAGTCCTCTCTAGTCAGACCTCTAGTCAGGCCTCCCTAGTCAGGCCTCTCTAGTCAGGCCTCTCTAGTCTGTCCTCTCTAGTCTGTCCTCTCTAGTCAGACCTCTCTAGTCTGTCCTCTCTAGTCTGTCCTCTCTAGTCTGTCCTCTCTAGTCAGACCTCTCTAGTCAGACCTCTCTAGTCTGTCCTCTCTAGTCAGACCTCTCTAGTCAGACCTCTCTAGTCTGTCCTCTCTAGTCAGACCTCTCTAGTCAGACCTCTCTAGTCAGTCCTCTCTAGTCTGTCCTCTAGTCAGACCTCTAGTCAGGCCTCTCTACTCAGGCCTCTCTAGTCAGGCCCCTCTACTCAGGCCTCTCTAGTCAGGCCTCTCTAGTCAGGCCTCTCTAGTCAGACCTCTCTAGTCAGACCTCTCTAGTCAGGCCTCTCTAGTCAGACCTCTCTAGTCAGGCCTCTCTAGTCTGTCCTCTCTAGTCAGGCCTCTCTAGTCTGTCCTCTCTAGTCAGGCCTCTCTAGTCAGGCCTCTAGTCTGTCCTCTCTAGTCTGTCCTCTCTAGTCAGACCTCTAGTCAGGCCTCTCTACTCAGCCCTCTCTAGTCAGGCCTCTCTAGTCAGTCCTCTCTAGTCAGACCTCTAGTCAGACCTCTAGTCAGGCCTCTCTACTCAGGCCTCTCTAGTCAGGCCCCTCGTCCCTGGTCGCCTGGTGCCAGGCCAGCTCACAGTCAACACTGCTAAACCGAGTCTCTTGTTTCTGATACATTTCCCGACTCCCCTCCCCACTGCAGTGCATCTCTTTTCCCAACCCCCAGTCCATCAGCGTGGCCACGATGGCAGCCCCCGAGCGGCCCTCCAGGACACGAGCCCACCACAGTGAGCAGTGTCTCAGAGCCTCTGCTCCCATCTGCCTCTGTGGGCCCCCCCCCGCTAAGAGACGGCGATAAGCCGGCCGCACGGCCCACTGGCTCTCCCGGCCTGACCGCCATGAAGTCTGAAGCACGCGGCTGCGTCGGGACGGACGCGGAACGACGCGTCTGCTTCGTGTCCACATTAAAGACGGCCGCCGTCTATTTATTTCTGGGGAGGTGCTGCCAACGTGCGCTCTCTCTGCCGCGGGcttaacgcccccccccccccccccccgctggcttCCATTCAGCGGAGTGTCTGCGTGTTCCCCTGCCGACAGACGGGAGCTCATATCCACCATCTCTTTCTGGGCCGTATCTGCATTAAGATTGAATCTGCATTGTCTGTGTTGATCTCCGACGACGGATCGTGGACATGAAAAAGTAGCTCATGACGGTCAGACGGCACACTTACCCGGAGATGAGAGAGTGTGacaaggaggagcagggggagaatGAGAGCGGAAGAGGGAAAGGGCGAGCCCGTTAATGTGAAGGGGAGTCACGGCGGAGATAGTGAGTTCCGTTCCCCGGGCGCTGTTCCGGTGGTAAATGTCTCCATTGTTGAGTCTAATTAGCATATGGAGGAACATAGCAGACTAACCTTTTCACCAGCACAATAATTTTGTAGTGCTCCCTTCACATcggtttgtgcgtctgtgtgtttgtgtgtgtgtgcgtgtgtggatgtatgtgtgcgtatttgCATTCGCAGtcctgtgtgtttctttctttatgCCCCAGGGCCTGAAAAAGTTTCTCTAATTAATTTTCACGGTGGACAGTAGGCATTGTGTCTGCGAGCGTGTCTGAGAcgccagagagacggagagtgtgtgcgtgagagagcaGGAGAATAAACTATTCTCTCTCACGACATGTCACATTAGTAATGAAGCAGCGTGGAACAGGGCGACGGAGGGGACGGTGTCCTGGAAGCACTCCTCCTCTGCAAATTGCAAACCTACCAACCAAAAACCAATTGTAGTTCTCCctgtagtgtgtgcgtgtgtgtgtgtgtgtgtctgtgtgtgtgtgtgtgtgtgtgtgtgtgtgtttgtgtgtgtgagcgtgggtgcgtgcgtgtgtttgtgtgtacgcgtgCATACAGATGGCCGAAAGGGTCAAAACTACGCCTCATTGTAAATGTGTGTTGATTAAAATCAAAGGGAAAAATTGCTGTTTAAGTTTTCATAATATCACGTTTTACGCTTGTCTTTCATAACGCCGCATCATACGCCATCTTGTATGCTGTTTCTCTTCTTTTACTTACACCAGCGTGAAAGATGGCTTCTTGGATcgattttatatattttcatagggttagggttaagtattTAAATGCCTCATAGTGGTCACACATTATaaagcattggttctcaaagtgcggcccgtgggccaatggcggcccgcggaatcattcctggcggcccgcaatgacatacataattatgtaagttataaaaataaaaaatattttttttttcaatataaaattttttttatatatatattaatttaaacaaatataaataaatataaagagaaaattcgactctctagctttcaattaaatcgttttacattttttagttttaatccggctgtacattactttgaaagggtgaacctcagtttcatgatttagacctcacttgacctcactcccagaggtccacggtgcgggtgcaatgttttttttcaccactgggatgctgacggcgtttcccgccaaaaaaaatttcctttggcggccctcagtcaaattttgggttcctaaattggccctcagttgtcaaaactttgagaacccctgttaTAAAGTATCAGCAGTCTGGTAGCAGAGTAGAGCCAAGTAGAATTAGGGCAGATTCATGTGAACAAATCATTATTAAACAATCCTTGAAGAATGGCATGGCTTTTATAAGGTGAATAAATATTTTTGATCTCTAAAACCGCCGCACTGAACATCAAGAAGAACAGATGTGGGCCTTCAATAACAGCCTTTAAATTCATACTGAACACTGTACCAGACTTATAAAATATGGTTTCATCCTCTACTTTCTGGGAGCCAAAGGATTATATATATACTTGTATATACTTGCTATTTAATGGTTGAACAGCTCGGTAAATGGTCTACAAAACGCCCTATTATATGCTGTTTAGAGTTGAGGAAAAGCGATGTAAATGAAGAACATTCTTAACCACTAAAACGGCACATTGTTccgtgaaataaaataaaacgactTAATGCAGCGCAAAATATGAGCTTAAACGCCAGGTTTATCTGAATAAATCTGCGTCCATAATGAGGCGTAGCTGTCACCTTATGGCCACCCTATGGCCTTCCAAAGGGGTTGAACTCTTGTACAAGCCCATTGGGCTTCGTTCCCTCCTTGCACCATTGATGTcaatgtgtgcacatgtgcatatgtgcatttgtgcatTGGTGCACGAGCGCGTGCGACTGGGGCGCAAATATAAAACCGGATCCTTGTTTTTAGTCTTAAGAATAGGATGTTGTGTGACTGTATTTTTTACTGCATGCTACACACATGTGTGAGTTTTAACATTCTTTGTGTTCTCCAGGGTCGTCATGTCAAGACGGGCCAACTGGCGGCTATCAAAGTCATGGAGGTCACAGAGGTAAGAAAACACTGACGAcacttcctcttgttgtgttttaaaCCCCTATTAGTCTATAATACACTTatttttaattgtgttttttgtgtttatggCCCCTTGTCCACCAAGCTGCAATTCTAAATGATAATCTGTTCTCAATTAACTGGTTAAAGATTTGTTGAATACATAAGTGGTCTCAGAAAACACTGAAACTGAGTCTTCAACagtctttacatttacattcggGGCATTGATCAGCCGCTTTTATCCGATGCGACTTAcaacggttaatacacacattgacacaccggcgccagagtcaaccatgcaaggcgacagccagctcgtcaggagtagTTATGGTGAGGTATCTTGTTCAGGGACTCCTtagcactcagctaggagaagccgggAATCGAAATAGTATCCTTCCATTTACACGTCAActtgctctacctcctgagcgaagCCGACCCCCTCTTTAAACATGGAGGGAAACTCCAGTGTGTCAAAAGTTTTGGGTTTGGTTTGCAAACATGATATTTTGACAGCCCAGACCACTAACTCACTTAGGCTGACCTTAGAGAAGCCCAGTCCCCGCCAGTGTGACAAGGTCAACATGGGTCTCTGAGCATTGCTAGTGGTTTGTATGGACTGGGATCTTTTGTGTACAGTGTCCCAACCTCATCATTCATTTCCGATCGACGGACAGACCCCGTAGACccgtagacagacagagagcagagaaATGAGACAAAGGAGAAACTGACTCTGTAATTCTCTCTGGCACGCAGCCCTCTGTCTGTAATTGGGTTGGATTGATTCAGATGGGTGAGCTTAGCGGTTTTTAAGTGAATATGACCGTGAATGGAATGTCTTATTCACTGTCGTAATGAGCAAAGAGGAGTAAGCATCTAGGCTACGGCGGTAAATAAAGTCAGGTAAATAACTCTTCATTAAAGGAAGAGGTTCTTCATTCAATGAAAGACACGCACGgacgtaagcacacacacacacacacacgcatgcacacacacacacacacacacacacacacacacacacacacacacacacacacacacacacacacacacacacacacacacacacacacacacacacacacacacacacacacacacacacacacacacacagacacattttctTTATTCGTTGCCTTTATTGTTCTTTGGTGTCCCATTGAGGCCCCCCGTTTGACCCGGCCCTGGGTTTAGCTCCATCTGGGGCCCTTTTCTTCGTTATTAAGGTTTCTGTTTGCCTGCGAGTCTCAAAGCAGTGATCAGGAATCTTCTTGGCAATATATAACGGTTATAACTTCTGCAGCTTTTAGTGGCAGGGGAATTTCAGGCTGTGGTGAGCTTCGAATGATGGATAACAAACACAGACGATATTCTCTGTTGATCTTTGGTGGTTCAACCTTTCAATGCAAACAAAGTGGAGAGTCATGAGTGTGGAGTCCAGAGGATAGAGTCCAGAGAGTCCAGAGAGTAGAGTCCAGAGAGTAGAGTCCAGAGTGTAGAGTCCAGCGTGTGGAGTCCAGAGTGTAGAGTCCAGCGTGTAGAGTCCAGAGTGTAGAGGTCAGAGTGAAGAGATCAGAGTGGAAGTCCAGAGCTTGGAAAACAGAGTGTAGAGTGCACAGTGAAGTGTCCATTTCCAGTAAATCCATTGGTTTCCAGCATGTGATGTAAGCAACACAAGTAGGCAATTTTGGTTACAGAGCAGCCTGTTTCATGCAATGGAGGAAAAAGTTGCGATGATTTGATTTGACATGGATATGAAAATAGTTATTTCGCTTTGTGGGACTGGGAAACGACAACAAGGCTTTAAACTGGGAGCACTGGCAATGTTAATGTCAGATTAAAACAATGTGTATGTCATGTAACTTGCTGGTGGTTTTGATGTTCAGGAAGTTGGCTGTCCCGTTTAATGCACGCTTCAGCAGGAAACGCTGGGCCATTCTCCACCTcttgcacacacaaaagcaggattttttattgtttttgacATGGACACCCTCCgcaaaaacacacgcatgcacacacactctcacacacacactctgagacaAAACAAAGAGGCATTATGTTTCAAATGGGGGTGAAAGTTGAAACTCTGCCTTGTGATTGGTCGACCCTTTCCGGTGGAGATTCACAGAGGTCATGACTAGGGAGGAGGATTCTGTCGTCGTTTCCCACCGGCTAATTAGCAACCGTGACCCTCCCTCCTCTGCTGTCCTCTTTCTTCTTactatcctcctctcctttcctcctctcctctcctccactctcccctcctctcctttactcccctccctcctcctttcctctcctctcctccattccacccccctctcctttactcccctccctcctcctttcctctcctttcatctattctcatctcttctcctaccctctctcctcatcccctcccctctcctctcccacccctccattgtccccccctcctcttaaCGTTTGGGTGGTCATGTCTCCTGTGGCCTCCCTGATTTACAGGACTGGGATTGGCTTTTGGAAGTGGCTGACAagccttcccctctcctcgtgTATCTCTGCCACACActgttgttgtgtggtgaggaGGCGGCATAATAAAGGTCACTAACACGGTCcggcagaggtcagaggtcgcctGGGGGTCATATGGCAGTCTGAGACAAGCCCATATCTGTGTAGACcggggaaatgtgtgtgttgtgtgtgtgtgggtgtgtgtgtgtgggaggccaAAAGGGTAAAAACGACACCTCGTTGTAGGCGTGTACGTCATTTAAATCAATGTAAAATACAGCATTTTTCTGGAATTGTATTTTGTTACGGTGTAAGATTTGCAGATTTAGATGTTCAGTTTTTCACGCAACTTTTTCTCAGCTCTACAACGGTGTAGAATACATAGTTTGCTAGGGCATTTTTACACTAAACTACACGTTAAATAGCGTGAGGAGGAGCTAATTTGACTGTTTTTAAAAACGCGCTATTGAGCGCACTATTTGATGTGTTCAAAAGCACATTCAAAAGAAGGCAAAACATTTTTATGGATTTTAAACCACTCTAGAGTTCAGGAAAACAGCATAAAAATGGCATTTTTAAACATTAAATCTGCGCCGTTTACGGAGTGATATAATTAGACACGGTAAAAACTTGCGGTACTGCATCAAAAGTGAAGATTTATATCAATGCATGCCTAAAATTAGGCGTCGTTTTAACCCTTTTGCCTTccattgaagtgtgtgtgtgtgtgtgtgtgtgtgtgtgtgtgtgtgtgtgtgtgtgtgtgtgtgtgtgtgtgtgtgtgtgttcttgcaaGTTCAAAAGACCAGCAAAaagccaaccctaaccctaaatttCGACCAGTCGTCTATCGCTGTATATTTAGTTGGAATAAAGATTAGATTGAAATGTATTGAAATGCAAACTAAATGTCGAATAAATGTGAATCCCTGATAATTGATAATACGGGCCTATCAGAGGGTATGGTTCATTTAAAATAACTGATGCAGGATCCTCACTCCACCAAGCCGTGCCATAAACAGACTTGTTGAACCCGTCTATTGAGTGTGCTGTGTtgatgtgtgagcgtgtgctcgtgtgcaggacgaggaggaggagatcaaaCTGGAGATCAACATGCTGAAGAGCTACTCGCACCACAGAAACATCGCCACCTACTACGGAGCCTTCATTAAGAAAAGTCCTGCGGGCCAGGACCACAACCTCTGGGTGAGGAcactccatccatctgtctgtgtgtgtgtgtgcgtgtgtgtgtgtctgtctgtcttttcgtCTAGCCGCTCTGTGTAAGGGGCTGCCACCAGCCCACAGCTGATAGATCGGATCGTTTGGCAGGTAAATAGATCCTGGGTTACATATTAAAGCAGTCGCTCGACTGGTCGATTTTCCCTCTCTGACAGCTGAAAGATAAAGTCGGTCACATAAATTTTTCCCCCTGCTGTGCAGCTTGTATGTTCGGTTCCTTATGTCTGATTGATCAGTCTCTCTGTGGGTCCAGCTGGTGATGGAGTACTGTGGCGCGGGCTCAGTGACCGACCTGGTGAAGAAGACCAAGGGGAACAGCTTCAAGGAGGACTGGATTGCCTACATCTGTCGGGAGGTGCTCAGGGTAAGGTCACCCAGAAACAGGCTGTAAACTGCGGTCCTTGGGAACGTGGTCCAGGCCAACATAGACATGGCAGATTATCCATGAAAACGTTTATTATTAAACACTGTTCAATACGTTGTTACATGTGGTCCACGATAGAAGAAATACATGATGGTGCATGAATAGATGAGTAGATGACACATGAAAACTACTAGAAAATGTCATGGTTCATTAAACTATTGtaagtgttattattattgtgacccccccccccccggtcttgTGAGTTCACGTTCTGTCTCTCTGGAGATTGGTCCGGCCTTGATCCCAATGAATGCCTTTTCAACCAAACTCCTTACCGCCTGGAACCATCTGATCTTCCGTTCAGGGATTTTCCGTTCACGACTGACATGAAGCGCTGCGGTCTGCTGGATTAAAAGAACAATGGCGGCGCCCAGGGGAAAAGCAGCAATCACCAGTGTTATTATCAGATATCCACAATGTCAGAAGATTAACGGAAAACTGTCCGGAAAGCTATTTCCGATAACAATGTTTTGATTGACTTCACAAGcggtgctctgattggctggagtttgcTGAACAACGTTAGGTTTGCGGCCATCTTTGGAAATCAGCTGATGGCTGCCCAACCAAAGATAGACTAATGTTTGCatatacatttagggcatttaggaGACACTTTTATTGCAAATCGACGTACAACGGTTAACGCACACGTTCTcacactgacggcggagtcaaccataaACGGAGAGCAATTAGGgctaggtgccttgctcagggacacctcgacactcagctatgaagagccggggatcgaactagcaaccctccggTTATAAGTTatcctgctctacctcctgagctaagcctgATGTTGATTGGGGTACGCAAACATAATTATCAGGATGGTTTCATGAGGCTGTATATCTATCACTCGTTATGAATAACATCTAAAAGGAAGTGATTCAAAGATCGTCTCATAAGTTCCTCAGGCAGGTCAAAGGTAATGAACCCCtgttcatagacacacacaaatacacacacacatacacacaaaaccacacaaacacacacacaactacacacacacacacacacacacaaacacttgtctGCCAAGCTTACCTGCTTCAACCTTTCAAACATAGTCTGGCCTCAGTATTTGTATTTAGGAGATGTTGCCACTACGATGATGCTGCCTCTTGCAGAGAACATCGACTGGCTAGGCCACAGCCGTGTGTAGTTTAGATCAAAGGCTGCTTTCACAACAGCGGGCCTCCAAGATGTTATGGTTATGATTACAGAGAGACCACAAGGTCCTGAGAAAGTTACGAGCATGTTGTGATTCCCTCCCCTGCAtcgtgtgttgctgtgtgggtTTGTATTTCATGCTCCTCCGACCGACTGGGAAACCTTCGCCGGCTCTCAGAAAGCTTTTGAGCAGCATAATGGCCACAACCAGCCACTGCCTATTATTAGGCATGTCGTGATTTAGGAACAGATAACAGACTTTTGAGACATTTCTGACCACCAATGGCTGTAAGCGACTTTTAAAAAGGAAGTAGCAAGAATCTGCTGGAACAAAGACAGCTGGACTGCAGCCAGGGTTTCTCCGTGGCTGTCTCTGCCTTGTCGCCTTCTTATTGTTTCAacatccaacacacacctcacacacacacacacacacacacacacacacacacacaagcacacacacatgcacacaaacacacacgctgttGCAGATCCGCACGCAGCAAAGTTCTGAAGTGAGACTTCCTCTGTTTATCTGGATCATTTTG
The window above is part of the Gadus macrocephalus chromosome 10, ASM3116895v1 genome. Proteins encoded here:
- the LOC132465488 gene encoding mitogen-activated protein kinase kinase kinase kinase 4-like, with amino-acid sequence MSRENTTRSLDSIDLAALRDPAGIFELVEVVGNGTYGQVYKGRHVKTGQLAAIKVMEVTEDEEEEIKLEINMLKSYSHHRNIATYYGAFIKKSPAGQDHNLWLVMEYCGAGSVTDLVKKTKGNSFKEDWIAYICREVLRGLTHLHAHHVIHRDIKGQNVLLTENAEV